Proteins encoded within one genomic window of Bradyrhizobium sp. 186:
- a CDS encoding PRC-barrel domain-containing protein has protein sequence MLTKSIVAGLAGTALLATVAFAQSPTATTDKAPTAATATTTTASGEWRASKMPGLKVYNEANENIGSINELLMDKNGNVKIAVIGVGGFLGMGEHLVAVPYEKLKFANEAIAYTDTGATNPPGRPATTTTTGAATGIDKTATTASSSSKWYPDHAVFSASKDELKKMPEFKYSE, from the coding sequence ATGTTGACGAAATCAATCGTGGCCGGCCTTGCCGGCACCGCGCTGCTTGCAACGGTTGCGTTTGCGCAATCGCCGACCGCCACCACCGACAAGGCCCCGACTGCGGCCACCGCCACGACGACGACCGCCTCGGGCGAGTGGCGTGCGTCGAAGATGCCGGGCCTGAAGGTCTATAACGAAGCCAACGAGAACATCGGCTCGATCAACGAGCTCTTGATGGACAAGAACGGCAACGTCAAGATCGCCGTGATCGGCGTCGGCGGCTTCCTCGGCATGGGCGAGCATCTGGTAGCCGTGCCCTATGAGAAGCTGAAGTTCGCCAATGAGGCCATCGCCTATACCGACACCGGCGCGACCAACCCGCCCGGCCGGCCCGCCACGACCACGACGACGGGTGCCGCGACCGGTATCGACAAGACTGCGACGACCGCGTCATCCTCGTCGAAGTGGTATCCGGACCACGCCGTGTTCAGCGCGAGCAAGGACGAGCTGAAGAAGATGCCCGAGTTCAAGTACTCGGAGTAA
- a CDS encoding ABC transporter substrate-binding protein, with protein MPKLIAAVAAGLALAATCGTAQAQISDDVVKIGVLTDMSSLYADATGKGSLAAVEMAVADYGAKVAGKPVQVVAADHQNKPDVGVNIARNWYDNDKVDAIFDVPTSSVALPISALTREKNKIHINSGGGSSDITGAQCSPNTVHWTYDTYSLSNVAGKAMVKRGEDTWFFVTADYAFGMALQRDAANVVKESGGKVLGDVRHPLNSSDFSSFLLQAQASKAKVVALANAGGDTTNALKQAAEFGLTQGGQKMIALLQEITDTHSLGIEATQGLIVTDAFYWDMNEETRAFSKRFNEKVGHMPTMIQAGLYSATMHYLKAIEDIKTDEAPKVMEKMRATPVNDFFAKNGKIRIDGRMIHDMYLFEVKKPEESKGEWDLYKLIATVPGDDAFRPLDKGGCPLVTH; from the coding sequence ATGCCCAAACTCATCGCCGCCGTCGCGGCCGGCCTCGCCCTCGCCGCAACCTGCGGCACGGCGCAGGCGCAGATTTCCGACGACGTGGTCAAGATCGGTGTGCTCACGGACATGTCGAGCCTCTATGCGGACGCGACCGGCAAGGGCTCGCTTGCCGCCGTCGAGATGGCCGTCGCCGATTACGGCGCCAAGGTCGCCGGCAAGCCCGTGCAAGTGGTCGCCGCTGACCACCAGAATAAGCCCGACGTCGGCGTCAATATCGCCCGGAACTGGTATGACAACGACAAGGTCGACGCGATCTTCGACGTGCCCACCTCCTCGGTGGCGCTGCCGATCTCGGCGCTGACGCGCGAGAAGAACAAGATCCACATCAATTCCGGCGGCGGCTCGTCCGACATCACCGGCGCGCAATGCTCGCCCAACACCGTGCACTGGACCTACGACACCTATTCGCTGTCGAACGTCGCCGGCAAGGCAATGGTGAAGCGCGGCGAGGACACCTGGTTCTTCGTCACTGCCGACTACGCCTTCGGCATGGCGCTTCAGCGCGACGCCGCCAACGTCGTCAAGGAAAGCGGCGGCAAGGTGCTCGGCGACGTCCGCCATCCCCTCAACTCGTCGGACTTCTCCTCCTTCCTGCTCCAGGCCCAGGCCTCCAAGGCCAAGGTGGTCGCGCTGGCCAATGCCGGCGGCGACACCACCAATGCCTTGAAGCAGGCGGCCGAGTTTGGTCTGACGCAGGGCGGCCAGAAGATGATCGCGCTGTTGCAGGAGATCACCGATACGCATTCGCTGGGCATCGAGGCGACGCAGGGCCTGATCGTCACCGACGCGTTCTACTGGGACATGAACGAGGAGACGCGCGCTTTCTCGAAGCGCTTCAACGAGAAGGTCGGCCACATGCCGACCATGATCCAGGCCGGCCTCTATTCAGCGACCATGCACTATCTGAAGGCGATCGAAGACATCAAGACCGACGAAGCGCCGAAGGTGATGGAAAAGATGCGCGCCACGCCGGTCAACGACTTCTTCGCCAAGAATGGCAAGATCCGCATCGATGGCCGCATGATCCACGACATGTATCTGTTCGAGGTGAAGAAGCCCGAGGAGTCCAAGGGCGAGTGGGACCTCTACAAGCTGATCGCCACCGTCCCCGGCGACGACGCCTTCCGCCCGCTCGACAAGGGCGGTTGCCCGCTGGTGACGCACTAA
- a CDS encoding ABC transporter permease translates to MSDSPSLRTPSQRIAWTATIVISALVFIFLIAPILAIMPLSFSSGSYLTYPLPGLSLRWYDDFINSPRWMTSLKNSMIIGVASTLLSMVLGTLAALGLAQWKSRFKPLVLAFVLSPVVVPGVITAVGLYFFFAPIGLTGSYLGLILAHTALATPFVVITVGATLQSFDTNLARAAASLGASPLYAFRRVILPLILPGLASGALFAFATSFDEVVIVLFMAGPEQRTLPREMFSGIRENISPTITAAAVILTTVSVILLATLEGLRRRNERLKGSSA, encoded by the coding sequence TTGAGCGATAGTCCCTCCCTCCGCACGCCCAGCCAGCGCATCGCGTGGACCGCGACCATCGTTATCTCCGCGCTGGTATTCATCTTCCTGATCGCGCCAATCCTTGCGATCATGCCGCTGTCCTTCAGCTCAGGTTCGTACTTGACCTATCCGCTGCCGGGCCTCTCCTTGCGCTGGTACGACGACTTCATCAATTCGCCGCGGTGGATGACGTCTCTGAAGAACAGCATGATCATCGGCGTCGCCTCGACCCTGCTGTCCATGGTTCTTGGCACGCTGGCCGCGCTGGGGCTGGCGCAGTGGAAGAGCCGGTTCAAACCGCTCGTGCTGGCTTTCGTGCTGTCCCCGGTCGTCGTGCCCGGTGTCATTACCGCGGTCGGTCTGTATTTCTTCTTCGCGCCGATCGGACTGACCGGCAGCTATCTCGGCTTGATCCTGGCCCACACCGCGCTGGCGACGCCCTTTGTGGTGATCACGGTCGGCGCGACGCTGCAAAGCTTCGACACCAACCTGGCACGCGCCGCTGCCTCACTCGGCGCCTCGCCGCTCTACGCGTTCCGCCGCGTGATCCTGCCGCTGATCCTGCCCGGCCTGGCATCGGGCGCGCTGTTCGCCTTCGCGACCAGCTTCGATGAGGTGGTGATCGTGCTGTTCATGGCAGGTCCCGAGCAGCGCACGCTGCCACGCGAGATGTTCAGCGGCATCCGCGAGAACATCAGCCCGACCATCACGGCAGCGGCGGTGATTCTGACGACGGTATCGGTCATCCTGCTCGCCACTCTGGAAGGCTTGCGCCGACGCAACGAACGGCTCAAGGGCAGCAGCGCCTGA
- a CDS encoding ABC transporter permease — translation MTAAFLTGADTRTEVPLKRRLKQAERARQIKALALVLPLLLFLLFTFAGPIAGMLWRSVDDREVRQALPQTVVALASWDGKDLPDEKAYAALASDILAARTSGTIAIAAKRLNYALNGFRTILTSTARNLKAMPEPGTAKEALGKINLAWRERTTWTTIKDASGPMTGFYLLAALDLTRNVDGAIVAAPPDQAIYRNVFARTFIISLSVTALCLILGFPVAYLLATLPPGRSNLLMIFVLLPFWTSLLVRTCAWIVLLQSKGVVNDSLHWLGIIDEPLRLIYNRFGVCVAMTHVLLPFMILPLYSSMKAISPAYMRAAASLGAPPVTAFLRIYLPQTLPGIGAGSLLVFILALGYYITPALVGGAADQMISYFIALYTTETANWGLASALGAVLLLATLLLALVYGKLVHGQQVTGGMKN, via the coding sequence ATGACAGCCGCGTTCCTGACCGGCGCCGATACCCGGACCGAGGTGCCGCTCAAGCGCCGCCTGAAGCAGGCGGAGCGAGCGCGCCAGATCAAGGCGTTGGCACTGGTGCTGCCTCTTCTGCTGTTTCTGCTCTTCACCTTCGCAGGCCCGATCGCCGGCATGCTGTGGCGCTCGGTCGATGACAGGGAGGTGCGTCAGGCTCTGCCTCAAACCGTCGTTGCTCTCGCCAGCTGGGACGGCAAGGACCTGCCGGACGAAAAGGCCTACGCGGCGCTGGCAAGCGACATCCTGGCAGCGCGCACCTCCGGCACCATCGCCATCGCGGCGAAGCGGCTCAACTACGCGCTGAACGGCTTCCGCACGATCCTGACCAGCACTGCGCGCAATCTGAAGGCGATGCCGGAGCCCGGCACGGCCAAGGAGGCGCTGGGCAAGATCAACCTGGCCTGGCGCGAACGCACCACCTGGACGACGATCAAGGACGCCAGTGGCCCAATGACCGGCTTCTACCTTCTGGCGGCGCTCGACCTGACGCGGAACGTGGACGGCGCCATCGTCGCAGCCCCGCCGGATCAGGCCATCTACCGCAACGTTTTCGCCCGCACCTTCATCATCAGCCTCAGCGTCACGGCACTCTGCCTGATCCTTGGCTTTCCGGTCGCTTACCTGCTGGCGACGCTGCCGCCGGGCCGATCGAATCTGCTGATGATCTTCGTCCTGCTGCCGTTCTGGACTTCGCTTCTGGTCCGCACATGCGCCTGGATCGTGTTGTTGCAGAGCAAAGGCGTCGTGAACGACAGCCTGCACTGGCTTGGCATCATCGACGAGCCGTTGCGCCTGATCTACAACCGCTTCGGTGTCTGCGTGGCCATGACCCACGTTCTCTTGCCGTTCATGATCCTGCCGCTGTACAGCAGCATGAAGGCGATCTCGCCCGCTTACATGCGTGCCGCCGCCTCGCTCGGTGCGCCACCGGTCACCGCCTTCCTGCGGATCTACCTGCCCCAGACCCTGCCCGGCATCGGCGCGGGAAGCCTGCTCGTCTTCATCCTGGCGCTCGGGTACTACATCACGCCGGCACTTGTCGGGGGCGCCGCCGACCAGATGATCAGCTATTTCATCGCGCTCTACACAACCGAGACGGCCAACTGGGGCCTTGCTTCGGCGTTGGGTGCGGTGCTGCTGCTGGCCACTCTTCTGCTCGCTCTCGTCTACGGAAAGCTGGTGCATGGCCAGCAGGTCACGGGAGGAATGAAGAATTGA
- a CDS encoding ABC transporter substrate-binding protein, which translates to MLKRKTGKIALGFAAAFSASAALATVAQARDLTVVSWGGAYQDAQKKVYFEPFKKAAGAPMNDESWDGGVGVLRAKVQGGAATWDVVQVESDELAVGCEEGLFEKMDYSRIGGEAAYMPPSVNPCGVGAIVYDFVLGYDKDRLKDAPTGWADFFDTRKIPGKRALRQGPKTTLEIALMADGVAPKDVYKVLATDEGVERAFKKLDTIKSDIVWWKAGAQPPQLLASGEVAMTSVYNGRIDTANKNEKKNFGMVWDGALFTLDSWVILKGSPNKDAAYKFLDFAGKAENQSKLSENIAYGTSNKDAAARLQPAILKDLPTAPDNIKNAVEINVAFWLENIDRLTERFNKWAAK; encoded by the coding sequence ATGCTGAAGCGCAAGACTGGCAAGATTGCTCTGGGTTTCGCCGCGGCGTTCAGCGCCAGCGCTGCGCTGGCCACGGTCGCGCAGGCGCGTGACCTCACCGTCGTGTCGTGGGGCGGCGCGTATCAGGATGCCCAGAAGAAGGTCTATTTCGAGCCGTTTAAGAAGGCAGCTGGTGCTCCGATGAACGACGAGTCCTGGGACGGCGGCGTCGGCGTGTTGCGCGCCAAGGTGCAGGGTGGTGCCGCCACCTGGGACGTCGTCCAGGTCGAGAGCGACGAACTGGCGGTCGGCTGCGAGGAAGGCCTGTTCGAGAAGATGGATTATTCCAGGATCGGCGGCGAGGCCGCGTACATGCCGCCGTCAGTCAATCCCTGCGGCGTCGGTGCCATCGTCTACGATTTTGTTCTCGGCTACGACAAGGACAGGCTGAAGGACGCGCCTACGGGCTGGGCCGACTTCTTCGACACCAGAAAGATTCCGGGCAAGCGCGCCTTGCGTCAGGGCCCGAAGACCACGCTGGAGATCGCCCTGATGGCCGACGGCGTCGCACCGAAGGATGTCTACAAGGTGCTGGCGACCGACGAAGGCGTCGAGCGCGCGTTCAAGAAGCTCGACACCATCAAGAGCGACATCGTCTGGTGGAAGGCCGGCGCCCAGCCGCCGCAATTGCTCGCCTCCGGCGAGGTGGCGATGACCTCGGTCTACAATGGCCGCATCGACACCGCGAACAAGAACGAGAAGAAGAATTTTGGCATGGTGTGGGACGGAGCGCTCTTCACCCTCGACAGTTGGGTCATCCTGAAGGGTAGCCCAAACAAGGACGCGGCCTACAAGTTCCTGGACTTCGCAGGCAAAGCGGAGAACCAGTCCAAGCTGTCGGAGAACATCGCCTATGGCACTTCGAACAAGGACGCAGCCGCCCGGCTGCAGCCCGCCATTTTGAAGGACCTGCCGACAGCGCCGGACAACATCAAGAACGCGGTCGAGATCAACGTTGCCTTCTGGCTCGAGAACATCGACCGCCTGACCGAGCGCTTCAACAAATGGGCAGCGAAATAG